Proteins encoded by one window of Salicibibacter halophilus:
- the nagE gene encoding N-acetylglucosamine-specific PTS transporter subunit IIBC: MMKYLQNLGRSLMLPVAVLPVAAILAGLAHWIIELFGENVIANYMMFGSSAILDHLGILFAVGVAIGMSKDQHGAAALSGLTAFLVVTFTLQPGEVGTLLGIEEGAVNPAFDAIYLDNVFTGILSGLIASAMYNRFSHVRLPDALAFFSGKRLVPIMSAGAMLVVSAVLFFVWPVVYSGLVGFGTWIANLGPTGAGLYGFFNRLLIPTGLHHALNNVFWFDLAGINDIGNFWAPGEGEQGITGRYQAGFFPIMMFGLPAAALAMYHTAKTKRRKQTASLMMAAGFASFFTGVTEPLEFSFMFLAPLLYVVHAALTGLSLFIAATFQWTAGFSFSAGFVDYTLSLAVPIANQPYMLLVQGLFFAVLYYFLFRFLIQKFDLKTPGREYEEVVAETEGSQPTAGGSVTSPKDKTAVMAEDIYEGLGGDENVTSIDNCVSRLRIEVDDMDKVDEGKIKATGVPGINVVGKHNIQVVVGTQVQFVADEMIKIRNRE, encoded by the coding sequence ATGATGAAATACTTACAGAATCTCGGCCGTTCATTGATGCTGCCCGTCGCGGTGTTGCCTGTCGCTGCCATTTTGGCCGGTCTTGCTCACTGGATTATCGAATTGTTTGGCGAGAATGTCATCGCCAATTACATGATGTTCGGCTCTTCTGCCATTCTTGACCATCTCGGTATCCTGTTTGCCGTCGGTGTTGCGATCGGCATGTCGAAAGATCAACATGGCGCGGCCGCCTTGAGTGGCCTTACCGCTTTTTTGGTTGTGACATTTACACTGCAACCGGGAGAAGTTGGCACATTACTGGGCATTGAAGAAGGGGCTGTCAATCCGGCCTTTGACGCCATCTACCTTGACAACGTGTTCACTGGTATTTTATCCGGACTTATTGCATCTGCTATGTACAATCGTTTTAGTCACGTAAGGCTGCCAGACGCGCTCGCCTTCTTCAGCGGCAAGCGACTTGTTCCCATTATGAGCGCGGGAGCGATGTTGGTTGTGTCAGCCGTATTGTTTTTCGTATGGCCGGTCGTTTATTCCGGTCTGGTAGGATTTGGAACATGGATTGCTAATTTGGGTCCTACCGGCGCGGGTTTGTACGGATTTTTTAATCGTTTGCTCATTCCAACCGGGTTGCATCACGCGTTAAATAATGTTTTCTGGTTTGATCTTGCCGGCATCAACGACATTGGAAATTTTTGGGCGCCAGGTGAAGGAGAACAAGGCATTACCGGCCGCTATCAAGCAGGGTTTTTCCCGATTATGATGTTCGGCCTCCCCGCGGCCGCTTTGGCGATGTATCACACGGCAAAAACAAAACGGAGAAAACAAACAGCATCTTTAATGATGGCTGCCGGGTTTGCTTCATTCTTTACCGGTGTCACCGAACCGCTTGAGTTTTCCTTCATGTTCCTTGCTCCGCTTCTGTATGTGGTCCATGCAGCTTTGACCGGGCTTTCGCTCTTCATCGCGGCAACGTTCCAATGGACAGCCGGATTCAGCTTCAGCGCAGGTTTTGTTGACTATACCCTGAGTTTAGCGGTCCCTATTGCTAATCAACCATATATGTTACTTGTCCAAGGTTTGTTCTTTGCTGTTCTTTACTACTTCCTGTTCCGATTCTTGATTCAAAAATTTGATCTGAAAACACCGGGACGTGAGTATGAAGAAGTGGTAGCCGAGACAGAAGGCAGTCAACCTACAGCTGGCGGCTCCGTTACTTCTCCAAAGGATAAAACCGCCGTTATGGCAGAAGACATTTACGAAGGCTTGGGCGGAGACGAGAATGTTACTTCGATTGATAACTGTGTTTCCCGCTTACGGATTGAAGTGGATGATATGGATAAAGTTGACGAAGGAAAAATTAAAGCAACCGGTGTTCCCGGCATTAATGTTGTCGGCAAGCATAATATTCAAGTAGTCGTCGGAACACAAGTCCAATTTGTTGCCGATGAAATGATTAAAATTAGGAACCGGGAATAA
- a CDS encoding penicillin acylase family protein — MSNELYIKEKPRRRLSRFWKITLGIALIFLLLASAAAVWAYLQLTSGLPQVEGEYEASGLASEVDVYRDENGVPHIEADNDEDLYYAQGFVTAQDRMFQMDLSRRQASGMLSEVVGEDALDSDRYFRTFGLRRAAEDSLDAYDEEALAVLEAYAEGVNDYISHMRTENERPVEFRLLGYEPEPWTVLDTLTIGKFMAYDLGGNWQGQAFRHWLANNASEEEALDLMPTYPNDGPIILDTAKNTDIDIEDSFADAGDYQPDPFNGSNNWVISGEHTESGAPLLADDPHLGLDTPSIWYETHLKSPSVNVTGVIFAGVPGIILGHNEDIAWGVTNVGPDVQQLYIEQQNPDDPYQFLYEEDWYDAEVVEEFIEVDGYDEPFLHETIITRHGPLISEYAYEKGVVGDEALALKWTAHEPSTEMQALIDMNRADDWEGFSTALEHFHAPAQNFVFAEADGDIGYRANGKIPIRPDDEDALFPVPGWTGDHDWEGYIPWEELPTIENPESGMISTANNQIDNESYDYHLSHTWAQPYRHERILDMLEEGSSFTADDMQAMQMDVQNLHAEEFVPILTAAVADEELREIDEKTMQLLTTWDKMDVADESGPLIFHLWMNAIPQVLFSEDIPESILDIFEGEANVVDQLIRNAADGNPGPWIEKNGGLPEVAADALQLAVDYAVDTQGDKPEAWLWGDYHRAVFAHPLGDVTPLHLLFNPSPEPVDGSSITVMAASYEEETGDADHGAGWRGIMDLADLSESEHIVAPGQSGHVMSNHYHDQLLDWVEGNYHTTSMEAESYQSEGTHLRLVPE; from the coding sequence ATGAGCAACGAATTATATATCAAAGAAAAGCCGCGAAGACGGTTGTCGCGCTTTTGGAAAATAACATTGGGCATTGCGCTTATCTTTCTTTTATTGGCAAGCGCGGCCGCTGTTTGGGCTTACCTCCAACTGACGAGCGGGCTCCCGCAAGTGGAAGGAGAATATGAAGCTTCAGGTCTAGCGTCCGAAGTAGATGTGTATCGGGACGAAAACGGCGTCCCCCATATCGAAGCTGACAATGACGAAGATTTGTATTATGCTCAAGGATTTGTAACCGCACAGGACCGCATGTTTCAGATGGACTTGAGCCGCAGACAAGCATCCGGCATGCTCAGTGAAGTCGTTGGTGAAGATGCGCTTGATTCGGATCGTTATTTTCGCACCTTTGGTCTGAGGCGAGCTGCAGAAGATTCATTGGACGCCTATGATGAAGAGGCCCTGGCTGTCCTTGAAGCTTATGCCGAAGGGGTCAACGATTATATCTCCCATATGCGTACGGAAAATGAACGCCCGGTGGAATTTCGGTTGCTCGGCTATGAACCGGAGCCATGGACCGTGCTCGATACGTTAACGATCGGAAAATTTATGGCTTACGACCTGGGCGGCAATTGGCAGGGGCAAGCTTTTCGGCATTGGCTCGCCAACAATGCAAGTGAAGAAGAGGCGCTCGATTTAATGCCTACATATCCAAATGATGGCCCCATAATTCTGGACACAGCTAAAAATACAGATATAGACATTGAGGACTCTTTTGCCGATGCCGGCGATTATCAACCGGATCCTTTTAACGGAAGCAACAACTGGGTTATTTCCGGCGAACACACGGAATCCGGCGCGCCATTACTGGCGGATGACCCCCACCTCGGGCTAGACACCCCTTCCATATGGTATGAAACCCATTTGAAATCCCCATCGGTGAACGTTACAGGGGTGATTTTTGCCGGTGTTCCCGGAATCATACTTGGCCACAACGAAGACATTGCCTGGGGAGTGACCAATGTAGGTCCCGACGTACAGCAATTGTATATAGAACAGCAAAATCCTGACGACCCGTATCAGTTTTTATATGAAGAGGATTGGTACGATGCGGAGGTGGTGGAAGAATTTATAGAAGTAGACGGATACGATGAGCCATTCCTGCACGAAACAATTATAACGCGACACGGACCATTAATCTCTGAATATGCCTACGAGAAAGGAGTCGTTGGCGATGAAGCACTCGCATTAAAATGGACGGCACATGAACCTTCCACGGAAATGCAAGCTCTAATAGACATGAATCGCGCCGATGATTGGGAAGGTTTCTCAACCGCTTTGGAACATTTTCATGCACCGGCGCAAAATTTCGTATTTGCCGAAGCAGATGGCGATATCGGCTACCGGGCCAATGGAAAAATTCCGATCCGCCCAGATGATGAGGATGCCCTCTTCCCTGTTCCGGGCTGGACCGGAGACCATGATTGGGAGGGATATATTCCATGGGAAGAATTACCAACGATCGAAAACCCGGAATCAGGCATGATCTCTACCGCGAACAACCAGATCGACAATGAAAGCTACGACTATCATCTATCACACACGTGGGCGCAACCTTACCGTCATGAACGCATTCTCGACATGCTTGAAGAAGGTAGTTCTTTCACTGCCGATGACATGCAAGCCATGCAAATGGACGTGCAAAATCTGCATGCGGAGGAGTTTGTTCCGATCTTAACGGCAGCGGTCGCGGATGAGGAACTGCGAGAAATTGATGAAAAAACAATGCAATTGCTCACTACATGGGATAAGATGGATGTTGCCGATGAGAGTGGCCCGCTTATCTTCCACTTATGGATGAACGCCATTCCCCAGGTCTTATTTTCTGAGGACATTCCCGAGAGCATTCTGGATATTTTTGAAGGGGAGGCGAATGTTGTCGATCAATTAATCCGTAATGCTGCTGATGGAAACCCGGGCCCATGGATAGAAAAAAACGGTGGGCTGCCTGAAGTAGCAGCGGACGCCTTGCAACTCGCTGTTGATTATGCCGTCGATACACAAGGAGATAAACCGGAAGCGTGGCTTTGGGGCGATTATCACCGCGCCGTTTTTGCTCATCCACTCGGGGATGTAACGCCTCTTCACCTTCTCTTTAATCCCTCTCCCGAACCCGTGGACGGGAGCAGCATTACCGTGATGGCCGCCAGCTATGAAGAAGAAACCGGGGATGCAGATCATGGAGCAGGTTGGCGAGGCATCATGGATTTGGCTGATTTAAGTGAAAGTGAGCACATCGTCGCGCCTGGGCAGTCCGGCCACGTCATGAGCAATCATTATCACGATCAACTCTTAGATTGGGTGGAAGGGAATTACCATACGACTTCGATGGAAGCGGAAAGCTATCAATCGGAGGGCACGCATTTGCGATTGGTCCCGGAGTAG